AGTACCAGGGCTGGCCCATCGTCGCGGTGAAGCGGGGCGGGACCCGGCTCGGCACGGCTACGGTGACCTCCCAGACCTACGCCCCCTTCGACCTCGCCACCACCTCGCTCGCCCCCGGGCAGACCCTGGAGGTGGAGTTCACCAACGACGCCCTCGGGAACAAGGCGGGCGAGGACCGCAACGCGATCATCGATCACCTCACCCTCCAGCCCACTGGGACCGGCGCATCACCCTCACCTCTCCCAGCCAGGACGAGCGCGGCGCGCCTCACGGTGTCACCGGATGGACGGCGGTTACAAGACTCGGACGGGCGGCCCTTCCTGTACTGGGCCGACACCGGGTGGGAACTCTTTCACCGCCTGAATCGTGAGGATGCGCGCACCTACCTTCAGACTCGCGCCGCGCAGGGCTTCACGGTCATTCAGGCTGTGGCGCTCGCCGAGATGGACGGCTTGACCGTCCCCAATGCTTACGGCGACCTTCCCCTGGTGGACAAAGACCCCGCCCGTCCCCTCACTACCCCGGACAACGATCCCTCCAATACCCAGCAGTACGACTACTGGGACCACGTGGATGACATCGTGAACGAGGCCGCGCGGCTCGGTCTGCACGTCGCCCTGCTGCCAACCTGGGGGCGCTGGGTCAATGACGAGCCCATCTTCACGCCGGGTTCGGCCAAGAGCTACGGGACTTTCCTGGGGCAGCGGTACAAGGACCAGCCGATCATCTGGGTGCTGGGCGGCGACCGCAACCCCGAGACTGACGCCCAGCGGTCCATCTGGCGGGCAATGGCGGAGGGAATCGAGCAGGGCGTGGGGGGGCGTAACCGGGCCCTGATCACGTACCACCCGCGCGGGGGGAAGACCTCCGCCGACTACTTCCACAGTGAGCCGTGGCTCGACTTCAACGTGTGGCAGACCGGGCACTGCCGCGATGAGCGCGAGGCCGCCAAGGTCCTGAGCACCTACAAACGCACCCCCGTCAAGCCGGTGATCAACGCCGAGCCGGTCTACGAGGACCACGCGGTGTGCAACGACAAGAGCAAGGGGTACGCCGACGAGGTGGACGTGCGCAACGTGGCGTACTGGAGCACCTTCGCGGGGGCGGCAGGGCACGCTTACGGGCACCGGGTGATTTGGGGCTTTGATGTGTTCGACCAGGGCCGCGACAAGGCCTGGCTGAAGGCGCTGAATGATCCGGGGGCGCGTCAATTGGGGTACCTCAAGACGTTGCAGGAGTCCCGTCCTGCCGTGGGACGGTCGCCGGACGAGACACTGGTGAAGGGCAGCTACACGGGCAACCGACCCGTGGTGGCGCTGCGGGGTCAGGACTACGCCTGGGTGTATCTGCCGGATGGGGGCGCAGTGACGGTGACGCTGGGCCGGACCGGGGGCGGGCGGGTGCGCGCGGCGTGGTTCGA
The DNA window shown above is from Deinococcus aestuarii and carries:
- a CDS encoding DUF4038 domain-containing protein; this encodes MPNPLRLPNLTFITATAVLTLGLLTTGCAAPGTSTQAVLSSASIPARALKVMPLGDSITDGYNIPGGYRTELYRRLSAQVPGLNFVGSLQNGPATLADRDHEGHSGWRIDELAARVDGWLDGAQPDVVLLMIGTNDTIQNRDPAGAPARLGRLLDQMLSRRPNARILVSSLPPLRDPDQNRRVQAYNAALPALVRSRAAQGKKVSLVNVGATLTLADLADGVHPNVGGYGKLATLWAEALRGTPGALQPGASGQVTLEPAPGGNTVNEPAASGGRAVGLWSSSQKARFVVPADLPTGNYTLSLTARADEYQGWPIVAVKRGGTRLGTATVTSQTYAPFDLATTSLAPGQTLEVEFTNDALGNKAGEDRNAIIDHLTLQPTGTGASPSPLPARTSAARLTVSPDGRRLQDSDGRPFLYWADTGWELFHRLNREDARTYLQTRAAQGFTVIQAVALAEMDGLTVPNAYGDLPLVDKDPARPLTTPDNDPSNTQQYDYWDHVDDIVNEAARLGLHVALLPTWGRWVNDEPIFTPGSAKSYGTFLGQRYKDQPIIWVLGGDRNPETDAQRSIWRAMAEGIEQGVGGRNRALITYHPRGGKTSADYFHSEPWLDFNVWQTGHCRDEREAAKVLSTYKRTPVKPVINAEPVYEDHAVCNDKSKGYADEVDVRNVAYWSTFAGAAGHAYGHRVIWGFDVFDQGRDKAWLKALNDPGARQLGYLKTLQESRPAVGRSPDETLVKGSYTGNRPVVALRGQDYAWVYLPDGGAVTVTLGRTGGGRVRAAWFDPRTGKTAEVGTFTNSGQRAFTAPSKGRGNDWVLLLQNA